In bacterium, the DNA window CCGGCCGTGGCTGCGCTGGCTGATCGCGGCCCGGTGGAGATCGATCAGGAGGATGTATTTTTCGCCTGTCCCTACGGACGCCTCAAGCTTCGCACTTGTTCTGCTGATGAGGGCGAACTGATCTTTTATCAGCGTACGGATCAACCGGGACCAAAAGAGTCCTATTACCACATCGCGCGCACCTCAACCCCGGCCGCACTGCACACGATCCTGGCGCGAGTCCTGACTGAGACGGGCCGGGTCTGTAAGCATCGGACTCTTTTTATTCGCGGCTCCACCCGCATTCATCTTGATCGCGTGGAGGGGTTGGGGGATTTCCTTGAGCTGGAGGTGGTGTTGGGAGAGGATCAGTCCGCTGAACAGGGTGCGGCCATCGCGGAGGAGCTGATGGAACTGCTCGGCATCGAGGCCGGCCGGCTGATCGATCGCGCCTATTTTGATCTGCAGCAATCCTCTCCTGCACAGGAAAACCGTTGAGTGACCCCGCAGCTGTTGTCGTAAAGATTTCTCTTGATTAAGCCGCATAAAAAAATTAAATTCGATCTGCAACAACGCCGGGTCCTATTTATGATGAATGATGATCAGAACTTCCATTGAACATTCGATTCGGCAGAGCTTAACTCTTCGTCTGATCGAATCGCCCTTTTTTTTGCACAGCCTTCGGGCATGCGATCCGGTTGCCGGGCTGGCTCCATGGAGCCAATCCTGGACAGCCGGGCCGGCCTGAGGCTTTTTTTAAACCCATTCAAGGAGGGCGCATCATGCTTAAATCATTATTGTGGCTGTTGATTGTCATCGCTGATCTTTGGGCCATCTATCAGGTCCTGAAAAGCACGGCGTCTACGGTGGAAAAGCTGTTGTGGATTCTGCTCATCGTGATCTTGCCTATCCTGGGTTTACTGATTTGGTACTTTGCCGGGCCTGGCAATAAAAAGATCTGACAAAGCCTGACCCCGGTCTTGCAGTTAAGACCGGGGTCTTTTATAAGCAGACCTTCCAGCGAAGAAAATCCTCCCTCCACCTGCTGATGGCTCATTCGGCCGGATGATCGAGTCATCGGTGTCCGCCGCTGTCTTTGCGATCCCCCGTGATCGATTCACGGTCGCTTGCAAGAGACGCCCGCCCTGTATACCTTACCAAGGGAGTAAACAATGATACATATTTTTTTAACCGGAAAACGATTCATACTGATCTGTGGTTTGCTATATCTCTTTTTCATCTTTTCCGGTTGGGCCTTGGCTGCTCAAAAAAAGCCCGCCCAGTCTTCCATGGAGCAGCTCAATTTGTTGGCCTTCGGCGGAGTGGGCCTGCTTAAGTATCAAATGGGTGGAGAGCCTGGCGGCGAGGCTGTGTCGGTCGACGATTCCGCCTGGCCCTGCACGTTTCCGGGATTTAAATGGCCCAACCCGAACACCAACGTCTGGCTCCGCAGCACGATGACCATTCCGGAAAAAATCGGCGGTTTTTCCCTTATCGGCCGCAGAATGACGCTGCGCCTGTATATCGACAACGGCGGCGACGTTTTCGTCAACGGCACATTGCTGGGCAGTTTTGAATGGGGGCCTGCCGAGTTTGTCCTCTCTGAACGCCTTCAGGCCGGCGACCGGATCGTCCTGGCCGTGCGTGCGATCAATCGGCCGGGATGGGGCAAAGTCAGTGAATTCAGCGTAACCTTCAGCGGAATGGAGGATTTCCAGGCCCGCCTTCAGGACAAGGTCTGGGGCCTGTTCATTGCCCAACGGGTGGCGCAAAAGCTGTCCGATCGGCCGGAGCACTGGCTTGCAGAGATCGATAAAACTGCTGGACGGCTGATGGCATGCAAAGAACTGCAGAGCGGCGATGAGCAGGGTTTTCTTGCTGCCTTTGATCGGGAGAGCGCAGGCTTGAGTGCTCTGCAGCAGGAGGTCAAGAAAAAATATCAGCTGTACTGCGCCGGCTATTCCCACATGGACCTGGCCTGGATGTGGCCGTGGGAGGAATCCGTGGAAATGGTGCGCAATACCACGCAATCGGTTTTTAACATTATGGAGCGCTTTCCTGATTTTAAATACAGCATGGGCCAGGCCCATGCCTATGAGTGGCTCGAAGAGCGGGATCCCAAACTTTTTGCACAAATTCGGGAGAAGATACAGCAGGGCAGATGGGAGGTCGTCGGCGGGCAGTGGGTCGAACCGGACGGCAATCTACCTTCCGGTGAGAGCTTTGTCCGGCAGTCTCTGTACGGCAAACGCTATTTTCGCAAAAAATTCGGTGTCGAGGTCAAGATCGGTTGGCTGCCCGATTCCTTTGGTTTTAATTGGAACCTGCCGCAAATCCTCAGCCGGTCGGGCTACACCGGGTTTGTCGTCACCCGGGTCGATCTCAACGACAGCCGCGATTTCCCCCATCGCCTGTTCTGGTGGCAGGGGCCGGATGGCAGCAAGCTGGCCACTTATGTGATGCGCGACGGCTATATGCACGATCTCACCGGTGAACAGTTGGTCGATTTTATCGCTGAGGAGAAAAAAGAGCTGAACATCGGCAAAGAGTTGGTGCTGTACGGCGTCGGCGATCACGGCGGCGGCCCCACCATGGCCATGCTGGAACGAGCTCTGCGCGCTCAGACCGCGCCCGCCTTTCCGGAGATGAATCTCGCTTATGCGGAAGACTTTTTCAACGCCCTGACCGATCAGGATCGGGCAAAACTGCAAACCTGGAGTTCCGAGCTCTATCTGGAGAGCATGCGCGGCTGCTATACCTCTCAGGCAAGAACCAAAAAGCACAATCGACAGGGCGAGGTGCTGATTCAGACGGCGGAAAAAGCCTCGGCGCTGGCGAGCCTGTATGATTATGACTATCCGCAGGAGAACCTCTTCTCGGTCTGGCGGACTGTTTTGTTCAACCAGTTTCATGATATCCTTCCCGGCACTTCCATCAACAGCGTGTATCAGCGCAATGAAAAGGAATACGCGCAGAGCAACCAGTTATCCCGGTTGCTGACACAGCGGGCGCTGGAATCCCTTGCGCAGCATATAGACACCCGCGGTCCTGGCGAAGCGCTGGTCATTTTCAATCCGCTCTCCTGGTCGCGCACCAGTCCGGCGGCGGTGGAATTGAATGATCTGGAAAAAGATAAATCGTGGTCAATTCTGGACGAACTGGGCAACGCCGTGGCCACTCAGGTGATCGAGCGGACTCCCCTGGGCGCAAAACTGCTGTTCATCGCCCGTGAGGTCCCGTCCCTTGGCTACAAAACCTACCGGCTGGTGGCAAAACAGTCTCAGCCTTCTCCATCGCAGCTGGCGTTCACGCGGACCGACATGGAAAACCGTTTTCTACGGGTCACTCTCGATCCTGCGACCGGTCTGCTCTCTGAGATTTTCGACCGCAGCCTGCAGCGGGCGGTGTTGAGTGAGCCGAAGGGAAACCTACTGCAGGTTCTGATCGACGATGCGCATGATGCCTGGAATATGAATTACAGCCAACCCCCTGTGGATCTGAACCGCCCCCGCGAGATCAGTCTGATGGAATACGGGCCGGTGCGGGTCACGATCAAGGTCGTGCAGGCCTATCAGGGCAAAAAACGAGAGGAACCCACGCCGGATTTCCCCACCTCTTTTTTCACCCAATACATTTCGCTGTATGATGGATTGCCCTATGTGGAGGTGCGCAACGAGGCGAGCTGGTGGGAAGAACACAAAGTGCTGAAAGTGGGATTTCCACTTAATGTGCATGCCCCACAGGCGCGCTACGAGATCCCTTATGGCAGCATCACCCGGCCCACCGGTTCAACGACGCGGTTTGAAAAAGCGCGTTTTGAAGTGCCGGCGCAGCGATGGGCCGACCTCTCGGCCGACGGCTATGGCATCAGCCTGATCAATGATTGCAAACACGGCTATGACGTCAAAGGCAATGTATTGCGTTTAACCCTGCTTCGGTCTTCGACCTATCCGGATCCCACGGCGGACAAGGGATTTCATGAGTACAGCTATATTCTCTATCCTCATGCGGGCGATTTTTATCAGGCCGGAGTGGTGCAAAAAAGCTACGAGTATAACGAACCCTTGCAGGTGCTGCGCACACCGGCGCACAAGGGGGAGCTGAACCGCAACCATTCGTTTATCACCGTGGAATCTGATCATGTCATTCTCCATGTTGTTAAAAAAGCGGAAGAGGGGGAGGGGTGGATTCTGCGGTTTTATGAGACAGCGGGAAAGGAGGGAATGGCAGCGGTGCGTATTGATCGCTCAATCAAACGGGTGGAGGAGGTGAATCTGATTGAGGATCCGCTGCAGTCGATTTCCTCAACCAGAGATGCGTTCGACTATCAGATCAAGCCTAACGAGATTCGTACCTTCCGGGTGGAGTGGCGTTAGCGTGTTTAAAACCGGCTGCAGTGATAGAGAAAAATTCCCGCTGCCACCGCCACGTTCAGCGAGTCGGTACGCTGGCTTATGGGCAGGGTGACGCGTTCGTCGCACAGGGAGAGCCACTCGGATCCCAGGCCCTGGCTCTCTGTGCCGAACAACAGACCGCAGCGCCTGGGCGGTGCGTAGGCCGGCAACGAAGCGGTGGCGTCATGCAGTACCGT includes these proteins:
- a CDS encoding class IV adenylate cyclase → MARNTEIKARIDSVEELLPAVAALADRGPVEIDQEDVFFACPYGRLKLRTCSADEGELIFYQRTDQPGPKESYYHIARTSTPAALHTILARVLTETGRVCKHRTLFIRGSTRIHLDRVEGLGDFLELEVVLGEDQSAEQGAAIAEELMELLGIEAGRLIDRAYFDLQQSSPAQENR